aaagATCCATGTGTAATATAAACCAAAAGTTTATTTCTATCAATTTGCCCAAGACACTAGAGGAATGAGTTTCCAGTGACAGAGGGATTACCCTCTTACATTAACAGGCTTGCGTTCAGTTGAATAACACTAGTAAAGCCACTTAAAATTGCAGACATGATGGGGAAAGAACCTccttaaaagacaaaaaaaaaaaaaaaaaaaaaaaaaaaaaggatgctgGTTGTGTTCATCTACAAGGCCATTTGCAATATTTACTTGACACACTGACAAAGAACCCTTTGATTAGTTTAAATCCCTTATTTCACCTCACCCCACATCTGAAGCCATGCAAATCGCATCCAACACTCAGCATGGGAGaactaaaacatgaaaataaaaaaaataaatctacagACAtcgaatgaaaaagaaaaaaaacaacccaaagaaataaaaagcaacatTGTTTTATGTGGGAGCTTTAAAAGCTCTTGCTCCTGTTTATCTGTAAATCCAGTAGACATGTAAAAATACAACCATACAATACATTAGATTCAAAAAAGGTACCAAAAAGTACAGTAAAAATAACACTTCCATCACTGGAAATgtaaatggacacaaaacaatataaaataaaaagtggAAAAGTGACATTTGCTTCCCCAGTTCCTCACTTGATCTGTACAAATGGAGCATGAGTCCAAATTTCTGCCAACTCCAAAGGAAAAGCCAGAGTCCATGTTCGCTGTGGTCAGACCATGGATctctttttcttatttactTTAGACCTTAAGAGAAAAACACGGTGCTTTACGTTACTGAGAATAAACCAGATGTGGCATGCAGATACTCAAAGACAGACAGGTGCATGAATGAGTTTGACAAGTCAGTGAATGGACAGACATTTTGGGGGCGGAGGGGGGGGGACACGACCGCTAGCTATGACACCTAGCACCCTGGTGAAAGATGAAACGGCcctcattcctgtttttcaacaTCCACCGACTCATTTCTTACTCATCAAGTAGTCTTCGTCGAGATGCATCTCAAGATGGCTGACAGATGGAATGAATCCATCTTTAATGATCACAGACCCCACATCACGgcctaccctaaccccaccaCAATGCTTGAATGGATTTAGAGTAGATGGAGATCTTTGGGGTCAAAAGGCACTAATGGTTACAGCTATGTTCTCATACTACCACGGATGATGCAAGAATGCATACCTGCACTATGTGTGATCAGTATGGCTTGTAGCTACTCTGGTGGCCTCCACGTCTTGGAGTTTTCCCATAGCTTGTATTGCCCTGGTCTGGAGGACAAGAGAAAAAGGGACTGAGTTCTTCTGTACAACAAGGAGGACCAAGAAAATAAAAGTTTCTCTCATTCTGTTTCTCTCCCCGGGGGCACTTATCGCTTACTGTAATCGTAGCCACCCCCATAGCCGTAATAACCAGCAGAGTAGTCATAGTTGCCATAGCCGCCATATCCGTAGCCTTGCTGTCCATAACCATAGTTCGGGTTGTATCCCTGGTTCCAGTAGTTGTTGTAGCCTTGATTCCAGTTCTGGCCCTGACCTAGAAACAACAGTCGAGACCTTTGTCACAACTCGGTCACAGCACAACCAGGCAGTTACACGTCCTATTAAGAGTAGATTGAGGTAAAGATTGTGCTgctgctacacacacacacacacaagatgcTTACCTCCACGTCCTCTGCCACGTCCCCCGTATCCACGGGCACCGTACTGCTGCTGCATGTAGACCTCTTTGGGCTGGGCGATtttaatttcacactggaaaagcACACCAAAAATTACTTTTGCTAAATTCACAAGTCTTACGCTCATCATCACTTGTAGGCGAATGTGTGAGATTCCTTTACCTTGCTGCCACCAACGGTGTGGTACTTCTTCTCCATAGCCTTCTTGACAGGAGCCTCTTCTTTATATGTAATAAATACAAATCCCCTTCTCTTCTCGGTCTTTGGATCTTGTGGCAACTCGATGGTCTCAATCTgcaaaagaggaaaacaaagtcGTGAAGCAGCCAATATCATTTAGAACCGCTTGGTCGCTAAATTAAATATCCAATGATTGCTGTACCTCTCCAAAGGTCCCGAAGTATTCCTGAATGACTTCCTTGGATGTGTCAGGATTAAGGCCCCCCACAAAGATTTTCTTGACTGGTTCCTTCTTCATAGCCATGGCTTTCTTGGGGTCAATCTGTCGGCCATCTAACCTGTGCTCCTTCTGTTCAAGAAcctacatttaaaaataaaaatacattcaattaattaattaaaataaaacaccatTTGCACCTTCCTTCATTGCTGGCACGTTGGGGGGTCTGGCTCACCTTGTCTACACTGGCCGGATCTTTAAAGAGAATGAAGCCAAAGCCTCTTGACCGGCCCGTCTGCTGGTCCATCTTGATGGTGCAGTCTGAAACCTCACCAAATTTTGAAAAGTAATCTTTGAGATCCTTCTTGCTTGTGTCCCAGCTGAGGCCACCAACAAACATTTTCCTAAACACAGAAATGGGAACAGTTAAGCTACAACATGTGGTAGCAGGGGTGTTGCTGggcaggaaggaggaggagggaggtggGGGGGTAAATATACACTATGTACACACTGTTCCAGAACATCTGTTGACAGTGACTTATAGGGGACACCCTGTTGTTACTATACCACCAAGTTGCTTTCCGATCATAATTCAATAAATTAAAAATCTGCACGATGGAGCATTGCGTATATGCGTCTAGagcctttttttcctccccccTCATCAGAAAATACTGTTAGATGTAATCCCAACTGAAGCGCCCATCCCCCCCTCCACTCTGCACATGGCGCCAACAAAAGGCCGGCTGAACAAAGAAACATGACAAACCACTCGTAGGTTTTATAAAATGGTTTATTTAAGAAAATACATGAATTATAGGATCGAAAACTCACCCAGCATCCTCCTCGCCTTTGCTGGCGTC
Above is a genomic segment from Odontesthes bonariensis isolate fOdoBon6 chromosome 13, fOdoBon6.hap1, whole genome shotgun sequence containing:
- the LOC142397686 gene encoding heterogeneous nuclear ribonucleoprotein A/B-like, which codes for MSETEQQYMETSENGHEVDDDFDGAGQEENDGSAEIDCGEAAGPDADTNSQNGGTEGGQIDASKGEEDAGKMFVGGLSWDTSKKDLKDYFSKFGEVSDCTIKMDQQTGRSRGFGFILFKDPASVDKVLEQKEHRLDGRQIDPKKAMAMKKEPVKKIFVGGLNPDTSKEVIQEYFGTFGEIETIELPQDPKTEKRRGFVFITYKEEAPVKKAMEKKYHTVGGSKCEIKIAQPKEVYMQQQYGARGYGGRGRGRGGQGQNWNQGYNNYWNQGYNPNYGYGQQGYGYGGYGNYDYSAGYYGYGGGYDYNQGNTSYGKTPRRGGHQSSYKPY